CTGATTGACTAGATGTGAACCttgcctcttttcttttctcagtCTCCTCAAATAAGGCAGAAAGATTGAAGCCTTCTGAGAGGGAAATGATATCAAAAGCATTAAGGTTGGTGACTTTTGCCGCATCCTGCTTCTCATCAACCATTTTATTATTGCCACTACTGCTACCTGTGGATGCGAAAACCACATCAACATGAGTTAGAGCTGAAACTTTCCCCTTCATCTCGATATTCTTTCGGATTAGCTTGCTGTCAAGGCCCTTTTTGAACCAAAAGCATTCCACTATTTTCGTAATTGGCATTCTAGTCCTAGGGTTTGGATCAAGAATTCTTGACACTAGCTTTCGTACATCAGATGGAAACCAAGGTGGACATTTGAAATCTGCTTTCCCAATCTTTCTGTACATCTCCATCAAATTTGAATCTTGGAATGGCAGATAACCAGCCATAAGAACAAATAGGATAACCCCACATGACCATGTGTCAACCTTTGCACCATCATATCCTTTTCGGCTGATAACCTCAGGTGCCACATATGCTGGAGTGCCACAAGTTGTGTGTAGAAGGCCATCTTGGCGCCTTGACTCAGCAAGAGCACTCAAtccaaaatctgaaattttcaGGTTCCCGTTATCATCGACGAGTAGGTTTTCTGGCTTCAGATCACGATGGTACACACCCCTACTATGGCAGAAATCAACCGCACTAACCAGCTGTTGGAAGTATTTCCTTGCAGCATCTTCTCTTAACTTACCTTTAGCAATTTTGTTAAACAATTCACCACCCTTGACATATTCAAGCACAAAGTATATCTTTGATTTAGTAGCCATGACCTCATAAAGCTGTATGATGTTTGGGTGCCTTACTAATTTCATCACTGATATCTCTCGTTTGATCTGCTCCATTAGGCCAACCTTGAAAATTTTGTCCTTGTCAATCACTTTAATAGCAACACTTTGTGAAGTTACTATGTTCCTAGCATGATATACCTTGGCAAAAGTTCCCTGCCCCAATAATTTTCCAACCTCATACCGTTGCATCAAAATGTTTCCATTCTTCTCTGCTTCCATCATAAACAAATCCTAGCAGATGATTCTTATTATCTTATTGTATGAAGCCAAACTGATAAAACAAAAAATTTCAACCGTCTTCAGAAATTATACAATCTAGCATAGCAATATTTCTGACATTAGTGGCATCATTACTTTCTGATATGCACCTAATGTGCACTTGAAATCCTTGCTCATCAAGAACCAGTAATTTCAAATGAATTGGAGAAATGCCCTCCTCTTTACAAGAGAAATCTTTAGCATGCAAATACATCTTTCTGCATTCCTTAAAATGGCCTTACAATGCAATTTGCACAATTTGCAGCGCTGCCAATACATAAAAGAAGCATAGTTATTTTCTGGAGTCAGGAAGTATATCGCTTATTATCCAAAATTAATACTAAAAGTTGCAGATAAGCAAGTCATGGACCAAAAAAAaccaaaaaggaaaatgaagtgTGCATGTGTGCTTGGAAATAGATATGCAGTCAACTAGTGCAGCAGGCTCCATGGCAatgggggtgtttgtttccttcTCTCTTTGGTTCGGTGAGACAAGCCTAGGGCCCATCACTGTGTCCAGAGTTCAAGCCTATGAAACTTGTCTGAATGGCATGCGGACACTTGAACTAAGTTGATGCGCTGGAACTAGTTCAGTGCTAGCAAACTTGAATATTAAACTGGGGCGAAGTGTGACTCAACCCACCACGTGGATGGAGTCTATTCATGTATGCACGATTGCATTTAGATACATTAGCTTGCACAATGTAGAATATGAACAATTGCACCAAATAACTTAAAGGTTACGTATGTTGCATGAAGATTAAATTCAGAGAGACTGAACCTATGttttctttcagaaaaaaaacCATGGAATGTAAATAAAATAATACAAgagtaaaaactaaaataaaataaaaagccATGATATATGCACATAATATTCTGATGGATAAATGTACACATGATTAATATAAATATGATAGATGAAGTCATCCCACAAAAAATAATGGCATGAACTCATTATGGACCATCTCATCTAGAATGGGTTGATccatcaaaccaaacaccccatgAAGGAACAGCAGAGACAGGATAGAAGGCATTGATAATCTGCACTACAGGTTCATACGCAAGTTTTGTCTTGTGGTATAACACTATGAGTTATGTGGTTAGTTTAGAAGTCTGTAAAAAAGGCATTCCTTAGTCTGTAAATATAGATACCATAACCGCTTTCCAAATTTCAAAATACTAGGCTATTCGCAGTTCCATGAAATCTACAGGTACTTCTTATGGTGGTTTAACCATGTCACAACATTTACTAATTATGGAAATGTTATTTGCACTCCAGTAAGAAGGCTGCAGTTCCTTTACCAGCAGCACTCCAACAGGAATCAAATGATACCctggagaaaaaaaatgtatgaTGCTTCTACAAAATCAAAAGTTGAGCAACACCGGTACGTATTGTTGTAAGAGAGACAATATTGACTTGGGAAAAGCACAATGTCCTTGATAAGATATGGACGTGCAGTCTCCCTAGGCAAAATTTATGCTGATGGATTTAGTATAGGTTGAATCCTTATACAAAAAAAGAAATCTAGCTCTTAATTGCATATCAGAGACAAAAGAAGTCTGGATTGTACATGTCCTAAAATAGTATAAGGAAGTGGAATACTATTCTGCTTCACTAGAAAATAGTGGAAGTACCTGCGGAGTTAATTAAAAGGTTCACCCATTATTCCTCAGGCTTAAGTGATTGAAAATTTCCATTCTTCAGTTAATTCATTGTGAAACAGTGGAAATACCTGCCGAGTTAATTAAAAGGTTCATCTATTCCTCAGGATTAAGTGATTGAAAATTTCCTATTCTTCAGTAAATTATTTTCAGCCTATATGATTTTGGTCCAGCCATTCCAATACATGCATAGGTATCCTTTACAACCTCAAACCCACCCTGTCTGTGACATAGCATCTAGGCACCTTCAACCCATTTTCCTCCATATGTGCCACTAGCTTTCATGAGACTAATCTCATCATGTCTGAAATTAGAAATTTCGTCACAAGTAACAGCAGTTTTGCTGTCTTTCTCAATAATACTAGTAGTCTGGTACAGTTTAGTCCAGCATTCACTCTCTTAATCACGCTACAATCTAGTGTACAGTCAGGAGAACTTTTCACCGACGTAGTTTATGATGATTCCCCCCACtgtaatttttctttctttaatttcAGAAATGCAATACCGTGGCCAAGGAAATATAATGGTCATTGTCGATATGAGATGGATTCAGAAGCGAACTAGTTTCATCCCTGGCCCTGAAGTAGACAAAGAACAAAAGCACCTACACACAATTCCAAACCCATATATATGTTCCCGCGCAATTGTTTCAATAGTACCAATGGGGAAATGATTCTTTTAGTTTGATGCTTGTAAATGAACACGGCACAATAAAAGTAAAAGTGTATCCAGAACGATAACAAATCAAAGCAGTGACGGCACTAAATTTATCAGGGCAAAAACTGCTAATAGTACGCCCCCACGCAGCAAACAGATCAGCAACAAAATAGGTGCTATCACGAATGGAAAACATTTGAATTTGTGGGGTCGTAATAATAAAGGAAACGAAATAAAATCCATAGGACAGGACGAACCAAATAAGCAGGCGATTGCTTTCCCTTACCAACAGAATGAATGGATCCGTAACAAGTCCTGACGGACCTGCACTGCACcccacggcggcggcaacgaAGGGGTCCGGAACAAACACGGTGAGGATGCCTACGGGGAACGAAGTCGAGGCGCGGTTGCAATTGAAGGGTGGCTGGATCTAAGCGGCGCGGATGGAGGTGGAGAGAGCCTACGAGCGGATGGAGTTTTTGCGGACTGGACGGGCCAGCGGCGAGCCGGATGCGCGCGCAATGTGGCTTCACTGGCGCAATCCTCTGCAACAGCAATGCCGCGGAGGAGCAGGGAATTGGGCGCCACAATTTTCAGTTCTTGGTGGTGGAGGAAAAGGGGACTACAGGAAGGCGGGGGGGCGGCCTAAACAGGGCCCTGTTTTATGGTGCTCCTGCGCGCATTCGCTGGCCAACCATTTGGTTGGCGTAGATTTGATTTCATATTTGTTGTCAGCCCCATCTGTTATTTAAAGGGGACTAAAGAAAGGAACTGCTCGCGCTCGCAATAGTATCGACTTTGAGACTGTAAGGCTCCGTTTAATTTCGATATTGGAAGGCTTGGAATTAAATTAGGTTCAATATCAAATAAGCTATGGCATTGAAATGAGATGCAATTCCAATTCTGTTGTTTCGGATGTCATTACATTGGCGTTTGCGATCTTAGGAAAGAACTCAATTCAATTTTCAGTTTGGACCTACAAAAGCATAGAATTGGTATTTGTTCCGCTTCTTCCACCATGgccgacaaccactactccaaGCACACGTACGGCAACCCCTCGCAGTCATCGCGGCGCACAGGGTTCTCTAGCCCGCTGCCCACCTCATCGCACTGCTGGTGAATCACCACACATGAAGAGGAGAGTGGCGGCACCCCTCCCGGATCCAAGCGTCCCTCGGATCCACAGAAACGGAGGGCCACCGGACTCGTGGGCAGAggagcggcgcgccggcgcccgacTCCTGGGCAGAGGGGAGCGGCGCCGGACTCGGGGGTGGAGGTGAGCGGCGCGCCAGCGCCCGACTCCTGGGCGGAGGGAGCAGCGCGTCGACTCCTGACTCGGTTGCGGAGGGGTGGCGCAACAAGGGGCTAAGGGGCGGTGCTGTGGAGGAGGCCAGTGATGGAGGGATCCATGGCCGCCGAAGGGATGGTGCTATGGACGAGGCCGGTGACAGAGGGAGCCATGGCCACCGTCGGAATTAGAGAGGGGCGGGAGGAGGCTGGTGCGGGAAGTGAACGTGAACGAGAAAGAGATGAATAATGAGGGGAAGGGTCTTATTTATGTTGGGGGTTGCGGTAGTTGCTCCAATGCCGCTTGGTATTAACTGTGATTCCTATGCCAATTCTTAGAACTATCCAAAAAGCTACATTTGAGGCTTCCAATACCAATTCTGAATTCCAGACTTCAATGTCTACATCCAAACGGGGTGTAAGTAGTAAGGCCCTAAAACGCACTCCATACGTCCCAAAGtatagatcattttaactttttagatgcatagatattatatCTAAGTACATAATAAAGTCTATatatctaataaagtcaaatagatttataatttggaacataGGGAGTAAAAGAGATATTCAAAATTTTACTCTCTCGCTCTCTGAATTGTGCTCCTCGTAATGAACACATAGTTTTATATGTATTTTCTATTGATTTACATGTTTGTAGCACAAATATTATGCACACTTCCAACATTTACTTCTCTACCTAGGGGTTCTTTCCGAAAGGTCTATAACAACTTGTATGTTGCCCTTTATTGGATATTTTGGACTATGCTTTTGCACCTTATGACCTTATTCGCTCGGGTCTTTCGTTCAAAATCAACACATCCATATCCAACCGTGCGCTAGGGCAGTGCATGCCCTCCCTCTTCCTCGTAGATCATTTTTGGGATTATAATTTGGTGTCTCCCTCGTTTCTAAGCAGCCCTAAGCCACTGATTATATACTTTTGACGTACTTAAAGTCATTTCGTTATAATTCTGCTGGTGGTTCCACAAGCAAGAGGTGCGACGACATCCTTGAAAGTAAGAGTTCCGTATATACCTCATCGTATTATTTTACATTCAATATAATAATCTTACtattctaaaatttaaattcgGACAAAAAAAGCATATGAGCTCCAAATAAGATGGTACGTTTCTTGTCTTAGTTTCAATCAGCAGACCAAAGGAATCTTGAGAATCAAGCATCCCATATCTAAATCTGGTGGATCCACACAATAATTGCTGAGTCCCAGCGCCTACTTTAGTGTTTTTATAGTGCATTATTTGGGCTATCCTCTCCGGCCATCAGACATAACTTGACCGTCAATGCGTCATACTTCACCAATAATCAAGGCAGGTTTGTAGCTGTTCAATTCTCATTCCAATTCTCTTTTACGTGGTATGGTAGTTCATAACTTTAACCTGCTGTAAATAATCTCCAAAGCCATGTTTGAatgatcagaattcagaatgCTTAAGACGAGAAATCATCCAAAATAATTCACAAGATCCTATATGGTGGGTAGGCAGTTGGTACATCCACTttgatagagagagagagaaccaccaggccaccaccagACTATTCACTTGTTCTGGACTAGAAAGCCGGAGCCCACCAGCTGCGGCCCCCGCTCGGACCCAGAAACCTCTTTGTCCTGCTAGCCCATGCTCGGCAGGGACACCCCACGTAGAATCCAAACCCGTCCACATGGCCGTGTGCTCGGTGGCGAGCTGTCATGTCGAATCGATGGTGCTGCGGCGCTGCCGGGTGCCGACGCCCGAGATTCGTCGGCTCGGGCGGCTCCGGAGTCCGGACCATACGAGCCTCGTTGTCACGGGCACACCGCGCTCTTCAGGGCGTGGAGTGGGAGAATGTTGGCACGGTGCTTGATTGTGATGCCGAGAGGGAAAAGACAGAGAGAGACTCAAGATGCAATTGGTGTGTCCAATTGGATGCAAATATCTATTGTTCTTCAGAATTATTTGCTTAACCTGAGAGTTGCCAAATTGGAAGGGAGAGTACACACCGACATCTTCTTTTAGAACGAGCTCGATCTGGCCTTGTAGGCTTGAAGCTCGTCAAGACATCAATTTGTTATGGGCATCGGAAATTGAATGACTCTACAAAGTTTTGTCTGGTTTTAGGTAAATGTGGCCAAAGTGACTAGGTAGCCGTAAGGACCTCAGACTACATTTATATACAAGACATTTCGCGTAAGATCACCTATTAGACCTTCAATAAAGACGAATAACCTTACGTGAAATATGTCGGCATGACTTGTGTAGTCTGGTATTATTTCTCTTTGGCCGGAAAACATCAGTTGCCTAACGTATTGTTGTTGTAGAAAGTGGGGCCAACAATTTTTCAAACTAAAAGAACAAGAAAGACGACAATCTAAAAAATGACCTCGGGAGAGCTTGAGAATTCTCCCCGTCAGTCGGAACATGTCCGTTTGTATTCACCGTGATCCCATTTTATAGAGCCGTAATTTTTACACCATACAACTCGACTCTCTGCTTTTCTCGTTATGCAAAGCATATTCGAGGGCATTACAATAACATTACACCACTTTTATCACACCCTTTTACAACTCATCACTTTACACCTAAGCTTGAGTGAGCCTGAGCGCCAAAGCCACCTTCTTCACTTCTCTCCCGGCTGTGATCACGAGGGCTATCCCGAGCTATTGCCACTCAATGACCACTTCGCTTCTGGCGATGTGCTTGTGCTCATGATGTCTTCTCCATGCACGAAGTCTTCTCACCGCCCCGACTAGATGCTGACTCGGCTCGAGCATCCCGACTTTGTGGCGCCTGGTCACTGCACCTGAAGTCACCTCTTCGCGTCAGCTGTAAATGAGAAAACCAAAGGCTTCACCTCCAATTCTTCGTTAAGTCAGTTAAATGCAAGGTCTCCAAATNNNNNNNNNNNNNNNNNNNNNNNNNNNNNNNNNNNNNNNNNNNNNNNNNNNNNNNNNNNNNNNNNNNNNNNNNNNNNNNNNNNNNNNNNNNNNNNNNNNNTAGAATGTCACAAGAAGACAGTGCGAGATAAAAGGACAAGGCAAAAGGGAATAAACAGTGACTCTACTGTAcccaggacaattattgaggagcggAGCGCCGTCCAGCTGTCCAGGCAACAGAAGAGGTGAATTATTGAGGAGACTCCCGAAGCCTCTGCTGCAGCTATAAAACAAGAAGTCGGGCGAACCATTCTAGCATCAACAACCACTGCATCGACAATCACCACCGCATAAGGAAAACCACCGAAGACAACCAGCACTCcaccgaagacctccacccacatCCACTCATACTCCATGAAGATATCCACCACCTCGGAAGTGCTCTGAGGGATATTAGCCACCATTAGTAGAATCACCCCACTACCGCTGTATCAATCCTTCACCTCTGtactactagaataaagggaggccgttggagctcgtcccgccgtttgtaaggtaatcaaggtttgtgctaagtgcttggggtttcccgaaagggaaagccgcgtgtaagcttgtcccgtggaaatggattaagctgtcctggtagTATCCCTGCCATCCTTTAATCTCGttcgtatggggcgatgtctctacgctagggaccctagaggagaaacctctgcgtgtgtcgttctcgtgttagccctggtagcggcgtttgaggagaaccctgtgtgcacggagaagtgttcccttcaggtggaactgcctggggagacggtagagcctgagtcctgtgtgacAGTGCAATCACGGTACGGCGATGTTCCGGGACcatggggcattgtatccaagggaagtaggccctttccacgtgcctggggattaatggggacggctgacatgtgtggacccgatgtggtacgcatatgtcatgggtttaggttcaccttgtaaggttaagaaactcgattcaaaTCATCTATcgctcacagtttgagactgcttgactgcatttctgcactgagtaagaagaggaacaaaggatgttgattaatactgatgcttgaattaaattgcttaatcaccatgcttgcttagaataagtgcttacttagaatggttaaccaactagaacctgatgctaaaacatgaaagtaaggacctactttagat
This sequence is a window from Setaria italica strain Yugu1 chromosome III, Setaria_italica_v2.0, whole genome shotgun sequence. Protein-coding genes within it:
- the LOC101786950 gene encoding CBL-interacting protein kinase 18; this encodes MMEAEKNGNILMQRYEVGKLLGQGTFAKVYHARNIVTSQSVAIKVIDKDKIFKVGLMEQIKREISVMKLVRHPNIIQLYEVMATKSKIYFVLEYVKGGELFNKIAKGKLREDAARKYFQQLVSAVDFCHSRGVYHRDLKPENLLVDDNGNLKISDFGLSALAESRRQDGLLHTTCGTPAYVAPEVISRKGYDGAKVDTWSCGVILFVLMAGYLPFQDSNLMEMYRKIGKADFKCPPWFPSDVRKLVSRILDPNPRTRMPITKIVECFWFKKGLDSKLIRKNIEMKGKVSALTHVDVVFASTGSSSGNNKMVDEKQDAAKVTNLNAFDIISLSEGFNLSALFEETEKRKEARFTSSQSASTIISKLEDVATCSKLTVKKKEGGVLKMEGESEGRKGVLSIDAEIFEVTPSFHLVEIKKNNGDTLEYENLFKQDMKPALKDIVWAWQGERQDQPHEDHKQI